The following are encoded in a window of Solidesulfovibrio magneticus RS-1 genomic DNA:
- the hmcA gene encoding sulfate respiration complex hexadecaheme cytochrome HmcA: MKNGKRRMRQLLAVLAICGIGGLSALPIGRATAAQPASDKQRADIVTIDEMKAYGKLSQPTVAFLHDKHTTALGKQKDFYKKECGTCHLSNKDGVMQLGYMSEGKPVSGEKLRDNYHNNCISCHKDMAAAGQKTGPTDVQCKGCHNATPDVASNWQPIVVDKRLHYRHAATQEKADNKCGACHHIFSEKTGKTAPAPKPEEVPGSCSYCHGEKTTVVENRQPKEIRSLRLAAHGECVTCHKATAAAGKDVPTGPVTCAGCHGPLDQKAIAETSLKKVPQGADLRIKRGQPDYAMVRPAEVQTSLAVAGKPYAGMPAVPFDHKYHEAKSETCVSCHHAALSSCSAKCHTPAGVKEGGFVTLEGAMHNVGATQSCAGCHAVVQKKPECAGCHDAMQKGIGGVDKCGSCHVPGDAALQEAMTSMMAKPASADTAAAEADLAKKLLAGKRDATTTFPAEDIPQTVTIGSLSKDYEPSVLPHRQIVQAMLDGMKDSKLAGAFHATDAAVCQGCHHNSPASKTPPRCGNCHQAVETTAASARPALKAAYHNQCMGCHKAMGIEGKVVSKAPGAKPVPAATDCAGCHKEKKK; this comes from the coding sequence ATGAAAAACGGAAAACGGCGCATGAGACAGCTGCTGGCCGTCCTGGCCATTTGCGGCATTGGCGGCTTGTCCGCTTTGCCGATAGGCCGGGCCACCGCCGCCCAGCCGGCCAGCGACAAGCAGCGGGCCGACATCGTCACCATTGACGAGATGAAGGCCTACGGCAAATTGTCGCAACCCACCGTGGCGTTTTTGCACGACAAGCACACCACGGCTTTGGGCAAGCAGAAAGACTTTTACAAGAAAGAGTGCGGCACCTGCCACCTGTCCAACAAGGACGGCGTGATGCAGCTTGGATACATGAGCGAGGGCAAGCCTGTATCCGGCGAGAAGCTGCGCGACAACTACCACAACAACTGCATCAGCTGTCACAAGGACATGGCGGCCGCCGGCCAGAAGACCGGCCCCACCGACGTCCAGTGCAAAGGCTGCCACAACGCCACTCCTGACGTGGCCTCCAACTGGCAGCCCATCGTCGTGGACAAGCGGCTGCACTACCGCCACGCCGCCACCCAGGAAAAAGCCGACAACAAGTGCGGCGCCTGCCACCACATCTTCAGCGAGAAGACCGGCAAGACCGCTCCCGCGCCCAAGCCGGAGGAAGTCCCCGGTTCCTGCTCGTACTGCCACGGCGAGAAGACCACCGTGGTGGAAAACCGCCAGCCCAAGGAGATCCGCTCCCTGCGCTTGGCCGCCCACGGCGAATGCGTGACCTGCCACAAGGCCACCGCCGCCGCCGGCAAGGACGTGCCCACCGGCCCGGTCACCTGCGCCGGCTGCCATGGCCCCCTGGATCAGAAGGCCATCGCCGAGACGTCCTTAAAGAAAGTTCCCCAGGGCGCGGACCTGCGCATCAAGCGCGGCCAGCCCGACTACGCCATGGTGCGCCCGGCCGAGGTCCAGACTTCCCTGGCCGTGGCCGGCAAGCCCTATGCCGGCATGCCCGCCGTGCCCTTTGACCACAAGTACCATGAAGCCAAGAGCGAGACCTGCGTGTCCTGCCACCACGCCGCCCTGTCCTCCTGCTCGGCCAAGTGCCACACCCCGGCCGGCGTGAAGGAAGGCGGATTCGTGACCCTGGAAGGCGCCATGCACAACGTCGGCGCGACCCAGAGCTGCGCCGGCTGCCACGCCGTGGTCCAGAAAAAGCCCGAATGCGCCGGCTGCCACGACGCCATGCAAAAGGGCATCGGCGGCGTGGACAAGTGCGGTTCCTGCCATGTGCCCGGCGACGCCGCCCTGCAGGAAGCCATGACCTCCATGATGGCCAAGCCGGCCAGCGCCGACACCGCCGCCGCCGAAGCCGACCTGGCCAAGAAGCTGCTGGCCGGCAAGCGCGACGCCACCACGACCTTCCCGGCCGAGGACATCCCCCAGACCGTGACCATCGGGTCCCTGTCCAAGGATTACGAGCCGTCGGTCCTGCCCCACCGCCAGATCGTCCAGGCCATGCTTGACGGCATGAAGGACAGCAAGCTGGCCGGGGCCTTCCACGCCACCGACGCCGCCGTGTGCCAGGGCTGCCACCACAACAGCCCGGCCTCGAAGACGCCGCCGCGTTGCGGCAACTGCCACCAGGCCGTCGAAACGACCGCCGCCTCCGCCCGTCCGGCGCTCAAGGCCGCCTACCACAACCAGTGCATGGGCTGTCACAAGGCAATGGGCATCGAGGGCAAGGTCGTCAGCAAGGCTCCGGGCGCCAAGCCCGTGCCTGCCGCCACGGACTGCGCCGGTTGCCACAAGGAAAAGAAGAAATAG
- the hmcB gene encoding sulfate respiration complex iron-sulfur protein HmcB, producing MKRRHFLGLLGAAGVTLGSGATAKAASLGDVKGLPNAGGVLFDASRCIGCRKCEAACNQVNDLPKPAKAFDDLTVLDATRRTDGKTYTIVNKYVPDAGKPPVFRKIQCNHCMEPACASACFVAAFKKSETGAVVYDPDVCVGCRYCMVACPFNIPAYEYDKAFTPRVMKCTMCQPRLLEGKLPGCVEACPKEALVFGKRRELLNLAWDRIGGNPGRYVEHVYGEREMGGTSWLTIAPKPSFAAIGMDENLGTTSAPELTSGALAAVPAVAGIWPVLLTGLYAISKRKEKIAESEKQAAVAAAIAKASADAEAKLAEELAKAEVAGKRRIEVEVKKALEAAAKAGEEGEDA from the coding sequence ATGAAACGTAGACACTTTCTGGGCCTTCTGGGCGCGGCCGGCGTCACCCTGGGCTCCGGCGCGACGGCCAAGGCCGCGTCGCTTGGCGACGTCAAGGGACTGCCCAACGCGGGCGGCGTGCTCTTCGACGCCTCGCGCTGCATCGGCTGCCGCAAATGCGAAGCGGCCTGCAACCAGGTCAACGACCTGCCCAAGCCCGCCAAGGCCTTTGACGATCTGACGGTGCTCGACGCCACGCGCCGCACCGACGGCAAAACCTACACCATCGTCAACAAGTACGTCCCGGATGCCGGCAAGCCGCCGGTCTTCCGCAAGATCCAGTGCAACCATTGCATGGAGCCGGCCTGCGCCTCGGCCTGCTTCGTGGCGGCTTTCAAGAAGTCCGAAACCGGCGCGGTGGTCTACGACCCCGACGTCTGCGTCGGCTGCCGCTACTGCATGGTGGCCTGCCCGTTCAACATCCCGGCTTACGAGTACGACAAGGCCTTCACTCCCCGGGTCATGAAATGCACCATGTGCCAGCCGCGCCTGCTCGAAGGCAAGCTGCCCGGCTGCGTCGAGGCCTGCCCCAAGGAAGCCCTCGTCTTCGGCAAGCGCCGCGAACTGCTCAACCTGGCCTGGGACCGCATCGGCGGCAATCCCGGACGCTACGTCGAGCATGTCTACGGCGAGCGCGAGATGGGCGGCACGAGCTGGCTGACCATCGCGCCCAAGCCGTCCTTTGCCGCCATCGGCATGGATGAAAACCTCGGCACCACCTCCGCGCCGGAGCTGACCTCCGGAGCCCTGGCCGCCGTGCCCGCCGTGGCCGGCATCTGGCCGGTGCTGCTGACCGGGCTTTACGCCATCAGCAAGCGCAAGGAAAAGATCGCCGAGTCCGAGAAGCAGGCCGCCGTGGCCGCGGCCATCGCCAAGGCCAGCGCCGACGCCGAGGCCAAGCTGGCCGAGGAACTGGCCAAGGCCGAGGTCGCGGGCAAGCGGCGCATCGAGGTCGAGGTCAAAAAGGCCCTGGAAGCCGCCGCCAAGGCCGGCGAAGAAGGGGAGGACGCGTAA
- the hmcC gene encoding sulfate respiration complex protein HmcC — MTTETQKGTLFTPWNIVAGIILAAGVVVTIMRFTMGLGAVTNLSDNNPWGIWIGFDLLCGVALAAGGYTTSAACYIFGFKRFHGAVRPAILTAFLGYALVVFALNYDVGRPWRLPYPIFYQQGTTSILFEVGLCVFIYLTVLFLEYLPAALEWKRGFDKYRDILVKLTMGLTILGVILSTLHQSSLGALYLIAPSKLHPLWYTPYLPVMFFMSSMFAGMSMVIFEGTLSHKHFHHKMDDEYNLGYEDLQMAFSKAAAWIMAGYLAMKVFGLAMDNRWQYLGTGYGVWWLTEVVGFVALPCYAYAVAYRDRNLKLARFTALWTVLGIVLNRFNISLVAFNWQLPSVDRYFPSAGEIIISLFVVTIGVIAFRFIVTRMPIFYVHPAYKDSSH; from the coding sequence ATGACGACGGAAACTCAGAAAGGGACGCTTTTCACTCCCTGGAACATCGTCGCCGGCATCATCCTGGCCGCCGGCGTCGTGGTCACCATCATGCGCTTCACCATGGGCCTGGGCGCGGTGACCAACCTCTCCGACAACAACCCCTGGGGCATCTGGATCGGGTTTGACCTGCTGTGCGGCGTCGCCCTGGCCGCCGGTGGCTACACCACCTCGGCCGCCTGCTACATTTTCGGGTTCAAGCGCTTTCACGGCGCGGTGCGCCCGGCCATCCTGACGGCCTTTCTGGGCTACGCCCTGGTCGTTTTTGCCCTCAACTACGACGTCGGCCGCCCCTGGCGTCTGCCGTACCCGATCTTCTACCAGCAGGGGACCACGTCCATCCTGTTCGAAGTCGGTCTGTGCGTGTTCATCTACTTGACGGTGCTGTTCCTCGAATACCTGCCGGCCGCCCTGGAGTGGAAGCGGGGCTTTGACAAGTACCGCGACATCCTGGTCAAGCTGACCATGGGCCTGACCATCCTGGGCGTCATCCTCTCGACCCTGCACCAGAGCTCGCTGGGCGCGCTGTACCTCATCGCCCCGTCCAAGCTGCATCCCCTGTGGTACACGCCGTACCTGCCGGTCATGTTCTTCATGTCCAGCATGTTCGCCGGCATGTCCATGGTCATCTTCGAGGGAACGCTGTCCCACAAGCACTTCCATCACAAGATGGACGACGAATACAACCTTGGCTACGAAGACCTGCAGATGGCCTTCTCCAAGGCGGCCGCCTGGATCATGGCCGGCTACCTGGCCATGAAGGTCTTCGGCCTGGCCATGGACAACCGCTGGCAGTACCTGGGCACCGGCTACGGCGTGTGGTGGCTCACCGAAGTCGTCGGCTTCGTGGCCCTGCCGTGCTACGCCTACGCCGTGGCCTACCGCGACCGCAACCTGAAGCTCGCCCGGTTCACCGCCCTGTGGACGGTGCTCGGCATCGTGCTCAACCGCTTCAACATCAGCCTGGTGGCCTTTAACTGGCAGCTGCCCAGCGTTGACCGCTACTTCCCGAGCGCGGGCGAGATCATCATCTCCTTGTTCGTGGTCACCATCGGCGTCATCGCCTTCCGGTTCATCGTCACCCGGATGCCCATTTTCTACGTGCATCCGGCTTACAAAGACTCGTCCCACTAG
- the hmcD gene encoding sulfate respiration complex protein HmcD — translation MFNTLQDLMLHNKSITYVLMGVVLICFVGFWHFLTDKEERKRRY, via the coding sequence ATGTTCAATACGTTGCAAGACCTGATGCTCCACAACAAGAGCATCACCTACGTCCTCATGGGCGTCGTGCTGATCTGCTTCGTCGGATTCTGGCACTTCCTCACGGACAAGGAAGAGCGTAAACGCCGCTACTAG
- the hmcE gene encoding sulfate respiration complex protein HmcE: protein MYAFLTGPMLWLSFAICILGCAWRAYMYVKGLSWQLDRVAYGHNTDLAVKGALKSIFHWLIPFASCSWRAKPVFATAFFLLHIGLVIVPIFLYAHVMIVAERFGVSWPTMPDGLADILTILAILAGLFILLRRFGLSEVRIITTRQDLGIMAISLAPLVTGFVAAHQSGDGNGWLLAHIITGEIWLIAVPFTKLSHAVLFFCSRAQIGIDFGTKRGGQRGSGIVW from the coding sequence ATGTATGCATTCCTGACGGGTCCGATGCTGTGGCTGTCGTTCGCCATATGCATCCTCGGCTGCGCCTGGCGCGCCTATATGTACGTCAAGGGCCTCAGCTGGCAGCTCGACCGGGTGGCTTACGGCCATAATACCGATCTGGCCGTCAAAGGGGCGCTCAAGTCCATCTTCCACTGGCTCATTCCCTTTGCCTCGTGCAGCTGGCGGGCCAAGCCGGTCTTTGCCACGGCCTTCTTCCTGCTGCACATCGGCCTGGTCATCGTGCCGATCTTCCTCTACGCCCACGTTATGATCGTGGCCGAGCGCTTCGGCGTGTCCTGGCCGACCATGCCTGACGGGCTGGCCGACATCCTGACCATCCTGGCCATTCTGGCCGGCCTGTTCATCCTGTTGCGCCGCTTCGGCTTAAGCGAAGTGCGCATCATCACCACCCGCCAGGATCTGGGGATCATGGCGATCAGCCTCGCCCCCCTGGTCACCGGCTTCGTGGCCGCCCACCAGAGCGGCGACGGCAACGGTTGGCTTCTGGCCCACATCATCACCGGCGAAATCTGGCTCATCGCCGTGCCGTTCACCAAGCTGTCCCACGCCGTGCTGTTCTTCTGCTCCCGGGCCCAGATCGGGATCGACTTCGGCACCAAGCGCGGCGGTCAGCGCGGCAGCGGCATCGTCTGGTAA
- the hmcF gene encoding sulfate respiration complex iron-sulfur protein HmcF, with the protein MPEGIYCNKRPITTEEELKALLSDTRGTKYYEEMLSLEVDREKLWATIQKTCKSRTKTWLDVCARCGLCADSCFLYLVNDCKPEQVPSYKIQSTLGEIVRRKGDVDNAFMRHAMEVAWSQCTCCNRCAMYCPHGIDMGVMMGYTRGLLYSQGFVPWELKIGAGMHRVYRAQMDVTTEDWVETCEWMAEEQQDDWPGLEIPVDKEDADIMYTCNAREPKHYPEDLAEAAILFHIAGENWTVPSEGWEQTSLSMFAGDWEACKLQVENVYAAIDRLKPKRVIGTECGHAHRATVIEGPFWAGRPDGQPPAPYIHYVQWVAEALREGKLKIDPAKRIKQPVTYQDSCNYIRNWGLAETAREILSYLVEPGYLIEMTPNKEHNYCCGGGGGFNGIGKFRPQRNKALLTKRDQILATGAKLVIAPCHNCWDAIRDLEEEYHIHIDWSFLKPLLLKMVIVPEHLKPKDEEEGDEE; encoded by the coding sequence ATGCCTGAAGGGATTTATTGCAACAAGCGGCCGATCACGACGGAGGAGGAGCTCAAGGCTCTGCTCTCCGATACGCGCGGCACGAAATACTACGAGGAAATGCTGTCGCTGGAGGTTGACCGCGAAAAACTGTGGGCAACCATCCAGAAAACCTGCAAATCGCGCACGAAAACCTGGCTCGATGTCTGTGCCCGGTGCGGCCTGTGCGCCGACTCCTGCTTCCTGTATCTGGTCAACGACTGCAAGCCCGAGCAGGTGCCGTCGTACAAGATCCAGTCCACCCTGGGCGAGATCGTTCGCCGCAAGGGCGACGTGGACAACGCGTTCATGCGCCATGCCATGGAAGTGGCCTGGTCCCAGTGCACCTGCTGCAACCGCTGCGCCATGTATTGCCCCCACGGCATCGATATGGGCGTCATGATGGGCTACACCCGCGGCTTGCTCTATTCCCAGGGATTCGTGCCTTGGGAACTCAAGATCGGCGCGGGCATGCACCGGGTCTACCGGGCCCAGATGGACGTCACCACCGAGGATTGGGTGGAGACGTGCGAATGGATGGCCGAGGAGCAGCAGGACGATTGGCCGGGTCTTGAGATCCCCGTCGACAAGGAAGACGCGGACATCATGTACACCTGCAACGCCCGCGAACCCAAACACTATCCCGAGGACTTGGCTGAGGCGGCCATCCTGTTCCACATCGCTGGCGAGAATTGGACCGTGCCCAGCGAAGGTTGGGAGCAGACCAGCCTGTCCATGTTCGCCGGCGACTGGGAAGCCTGCAAGCTGCAGGTGGAAAACGTCTACGCCGCCATCGATCGCCTCAAGCCCAAGCGGGTCATCGGCACCGAATGCGGCCACGCCCACCGGGCCACGGTCATCGAAGGCCCCTTCTGGGCCGGTCGTCCCGACGGCCAGCCGCCCGCGCCCTACATCCACTACGTCCAGTGGGTGGCCGAGGCGCTTCGCGAAGGCAAGCTCAAGATCGATCCGGCCAAGCGGATCAAGCAGCCCGTCACCTACCAGGATTCCTGCAACTATATCCGCAACTGGGGCCTGGCCGAGACCGCCCGCGAGATCCTGTCGTATCTCGTCGAACCCGGCTATCTCATTGAAATGACCCCTAACAAAGAGCATAACTACTGCTGCGGCGGCGGCGGCGGCTTCAACGGCATCGGCAAGTTCCGGCCCCAGCGCAACAAGGCGCTTTTGACCAAGCGCGACCAGATCCTGGCCACCGGGGCCAAGCTGGTCATCGCACCCTGCCACAACTGCTGGGACGCCATCCGCGACCTCGAGGAAGAGTACCACATCCACATCGACTGGAGCTTCCTCAAGCCGCTGCTGCTGAAAATGGTCATCGTGCCCGAACACCTCAAGCCCAAGGACGAGGAAGAGGGCGACGAGGAATAG
- a CDS encoding universal stress protein — protein sequence MFNKILFATTGSPECDSAARVAFDMARQYGSKLTLFHVLGIPGKGDSNLVIDTRTGEEVDADAEYLEGVAEELRTTYANQLEALPGVEIEVAVGVPSREVLRIARAKDVDMIVLCGPSEGQQSGFYKRGVVGDNLRKVAKAARCPVLTVSRPSASFWGGFSNIVFATDFSKASESAFQFAKTVVKAVDGELHMFHCVDLSRFQSPIALTQDGIEAKLAESRRRLHHEYATQLGDFKRYTSEVWEGTPYVEIVKFARERQADLIVMAHHARDVDPDERPFGSTLEQVIVRASCPVVSVNRPDKLPQAAEA from the coding sequence ATGTTCAATAAGATCCTGTTTGCGACAACCGGTTCGCCGGAATGCGACAGCGCCGCCCGCGTGGCCTTCGACATGGCCCGCCAGTACGGCTCCAAGCTGACGCTTTTCCACGTGCTCGGCATCCCGGGCAAGGGCGACAGCAATCTCGTCATCGACACCCGCACCGGCGAGGAAGTCGATGCCGACGCCGAATACCTGGAAGGCGTGGCCGAAGAGCTGCGCACCACCTACGCCAACCAGCTCGAAGCCCTGCCGGGCGTCGAGATCGAAGTGGCCGTGGGCGTTCCCTCCCGCGAGGTGCTGCGCATCGCCCGGGCCAAGGACGTGGACATGATCGTCCTGTGCGGTCCGTCCGAAGGCCAGCAGTCCGGCTTCTACAAGCGCGGCGTGGTCGGCGACAACCTGCGCAAGGTGGCCAAGGCCGCCCGCTGCCCGGTGCTGACCGTCAGCCGTCCGTCCGCTTCCTTCTGGGGCGGATTCTCCAATATCGTGTTTGCCACGGACTTCTCCAAGGCGTCCGAGTCGGCCTTCCAGTTCGCCAAGACCGTGGTCAAGGCCGTGGACGGCGAGCTGCACATGTTCCACTGCGTGGATTTGAGCCGCTTCCAGTCGCCCATCGCCCTGACCCAGGACGGCATCGAAGCCAAACTGGCCGAGTCCCGCCGTCGGCTGCACCACGAATACGCCACCCAACTCGGGGATTTCAAAAGATATACTTCCGAGGTATGGGAGGGCACGCCCTACGTCGAAATCGTCAAGTTCGCCCGTGAACGCCAGGCCGACCTCATCGTCATGGCCCACCACGCCCGCGACGTCGATCCCGACGAACGGCCCTTCGGCAGCACCCTGGAACAGGTCATCGTGCGGGCCTCCTGCCCCGTGGTGAGCGTCAACCGTCCCGACAAGCTGCCCCAGGCGGCCGAGGCGTAA
- a CDS encoding response regulator: MPKTILIVDDDPNIREYLETLLTDNGYETIVAENGEKALEVLAAHSPDLITLDIEMPDKTGPWFNRALQRGKTYANIPIIVITGHTGLKYVIPNAVGSLSKPFEQKELLDLVRETIGS; this comes from the coding sequence ATGCCCAAGACCATCCTTATCGTGGACGACGATCCCAATATCCGGGAATACCTGGAGACTCTGCTCACCGACAACGGCTACGAAACCATCGTCGCCGAAAACGGGGAAAAGGCCCTGGAAGTGCTGGCCGCCCATTCGCCCGACCTGATCACGCTCGACATCGAGATGCCGGACAAGACCGGGCCGTGGTTCAACCGGGCGCTGCAGCGGGGCAAGACCTACGCCAACATCCCCATCATCGTCATCACCGGCCACACGGGGCTCAAGTACGTGATCCCCAACGCCGTGGGGTCCTTGAGCAAGCCCTTTGAACAAAAGGAACTGCTCGATCTCGTGCGCGAAACCATAGGCTCTTAA
- a CDS encoding hybrid sensor histidine kinase/response regulator, with translation MSERLLLVDDEEDIRRFLGMFLADLGYEVHAAENGVQALEMFDSVEPSIVLTDIKMPVMDGLELLKQIKAKSPETEVVMISGHGDMDLAIGCLQYDAADFVTKPINHDILDAALKRVEEKIILRRELKQYTQNLEKLVQEKSRRVIELERQLAAGEMVETMCQAISGLSEDFGDKAGYFNEMPCFVAVHNRSLTVVATNQLYKERLGDMVGHHSWEVYVGQAIRGFDGPVWKTFETGKGQRSRETMLCKNGRELPVMVHTSPIGERDGKVELVLELAVDVSEIKRLQEELRVTQQKYMDLFEATPCYIVVRDRNYRIVANNTLFKQDFGEGVGKLCHEVFRHRDTPCPDCPVDATFADGEPHNLEAVVTCLDGSAKNVLTFTAPMRNAEGEITEVMALSTDITQIRELQDHLTSLGLMLGSISHGVKGMLTALEGGVYRLESGIKREDMTRIADAGDTIKSLVGRVRNLVLNVLYYAKSRDMAGDSVDVSHLAQNVAQVVEPKAAREKIAFTCDIPSDLGTADLDTANLSAALVNILENAIDACTADTAKDIHSISFKASADADAVTFDISDNGMGMSQETREKAFTLFFSSKGLKGTGLGLFIAHDVVKKHGGRIDLTSEPGEGTQFHIVMPRRKAEAVGS, from the coding sequence ATGAGCGAACGCCTGTTGCTCGTCGACGACGAGGAGGACATCCGCCGCTTCCTCGGCATGTTCCTCGCCGACCTGGGCTATGAGGTCCACGCCGCCGAAAACGGCGTCCAGGCCCTGGAAATGTTCGATTCCGTCGAGCCCTCCATCGTGCTCACCGACATCAAGATGCCGGTCATGGACGGGCTGGAGCTGCTTAAGCAAATCAAGGCCAAATCGCCCGAAACCGAAGTCGTCATGATCTCCGGCCACGGCGATATGGACCTCGCCATCGGCTGCCTGCAGTACGACGCCGCCGACTTCGTCACCAAGCCCATCAACCACGACATCCTCGACGCGGCGCTCAAGCGCGTGGAGGAAAAGATCATCCTGCGCCGCGAACTCAAGCAGTACACCCAGAATCTCGAAAAGCTCGTCCAGGAAAAATCCCGCCGCGTCATCGAACTCGAACGCCAGCTGGCCGCTGGCGAAATGGTCGAAACCATGTGCCAGGCCATCTCCGGCCTGTCCGAGGATTTCGGCGACAAGGCCGGCTATTTCAACGAGATGCCGTGCTTCGTGGCCGTGCACAACCGCTCGCTTACCGTGGTCGCCACCAACCAGCTCTACAAGGAACGCTTAGGCGACATGGTCGGCCACCACAGCTGGGAAGTCTACGTGGGCCAGGCCATCCGGGGCTTCGACGGCCCGGTCTGGAAGACCTTTGAGACCGGCAAGGGCCAGCGGTCACGTGAGACCATGCTCTGCAAAAACGGCCGCGAGCTGCCCGTCATGGTCCATACCTCGCCCATCGGCGAGCGCGACGGCAAGGTGGAACTCGTCCTGGAACTGGCCGTGGACGTCAGCGAAATCAAACGCCTCCAGGAAGAACTGCGGGTCACCCAGCAGAAGTACATGGACCTGTTTGAGGCCACGCCCTGTTACATTGTCGTGCGCGACCGAAACTATCGCATCGTGGCCAACAATACCCTTTTCAAGCAGGATTTCGGCGAGGGCGTGGGCAAGCTCTGCCACGAAGTCTTCCGCCATCGCGACACGCCCTGCCCGGACTGCCCGGTGGACGCCACCTTCGCCGACGGCGAGCCCCACAACCTCGAAGCCGTGGTCACTTGTCTGGACGGCAGCGCCAAGAACGTGCTGACCTTCACCGCGCCCATGCGCAACGCCGAGGGCGAAATCACCGAGGTCATGGCGCTGTCCACCGACATCACCCAGATCCGCGAACTCCAAGACCACCTGACGTCCCTGGGGCTTATGCTCGGCTCCATCTCCCATGGCGTCAAAGGAATGCTCACCGCCCTGGAAGGCGGCGTCTACCGCCTGGAATCCGGCATCAAACGCGAAGACATGACGCGCATCGCCGATGCCGGCGACACCATCAAATCCCTGGTCGGCCGGGTGCGAAATCTCGTCCTTAATGTCCTTTACTACGCCAAATCCCGCGACATGGCCGGCGACTCCGTGGACGTCAGCCACCTGGCGCAAAACGTCGCCCAGGTCGTAGAACCCAAGGCCGCCCGGGAAAAGATCGCCTTTACCTGCGACATTCCGTCCGACCTCGGCACGGCCGACCTGGACACGGCCAACCTGTCCGCCGCCCTGGTCAACATCCTGGAAAACGCCATCGACGCCTGCACCGCCGACACCGCCAAGGACATCCACTCCATCAGTTTCAAGGCCAGCGCCGACGCCGACGCCGTCACCTTCGACATCAGCGACAACGGCATGGGCATGTCCCAGGAAACCCGGGAAAAAGCCTTCACGCTTTTCTTCTCGTCCAAGGGCTTGAAGGGAACGGGCCTGGGGCTTTTCATCGCCCACGACGTGGTGAAAAAGCACGGCGGCCGCATCGACCTGACGTCCGAGCCTGGGGAAGGGACGCAGTTTCATATCGTCATGCCGCGAAGGAAGGCCGAGGCGGTTGGAAGTTGA
- a CDS encoding TIGR03943 family putative permease subunit, giving the protein MNKLLAALAARLDGLAMLALAGFMGWLATAGNYWMYLNPKFKPVTLAAAVVLAVLGAYATLRPVAKANLGRGLCYLALACLVWFAEGGLQTLSANNDSDVFSVAPSLPAPDIAPVPERLRAGGQDYVPINTGELYDIAAKGPGPAFERPYAVRGFVHRSPELDAKGQFVLYRLAVWCCFADGTAVGFRVKTPPGQQPPADKSWAVAYGHLAVIPENDRQDIILPGMSFSSVSAAALLAADALENKELIPEETYMFEWRQAEPYAF; this is encoded by the coding sequence ATGAACAAGCTTCTCGCCGCCCTGGCCGCCCGCCTCGACGGCCTGGCCATGCTGGCCCTGGCCGGCTTCATGGGCTGGCTGGCAACCGCCGGCAATTACTGGATGTACTTAAATCCCAAGTTCAAGCCGGTCACGCTTGCCGCCGCCGTGGTCCTGGCCGTGCTCGGGGCCTACGCGACCCTGCGCCCCGTGGCCAAGGCCAACCTCGGCCGGGGCCTGTGCTACCTCGCCCTGGCCTGCCTGGTGTGGTTCGCCGAAGGCGGCCTGCAAACCCTCTCGGCCAACAACGACAGCGACGTCTTCAGCGTCGCCCCATCCCTGCCAGCGCCGGACATCGCCCCGGTCCCCGAACGCCTGCGCGCCGGCGGCCAGGACTACGTGCCCATCAACACCGGCGAACTCTATGACATCGCCGCCAAAGGCCCCGGCCCCGCCTTTGAACGCCCCTACGCCGTGCGCGGCTTCGTCCACCGCAGCCCGGAACTCGACGCCAAGGGACAGTTCGTTCTCTACCGGCTGGCCGTCTGGTGCTGCTTCGCCGACGGCACGGCCGTGGGCTTTCGCGTCAAAACGCCGCCCGGCCAACAGCCCCCGGCCGACAAAAGCTGGGCCGTCGCCTACGGCCATCTGGCCGTCATCCCGGAAAACGACCGCCAGGACATCATCCTGCCCGGCATGAGCTTCTCGTCAGTGTCGGCAGCGGCGCTGCTGGCGGCGGATGCGTTGGAGAACAAGGAACTCATCCCGGAAGAAACCTACATGTTCGAATGGCGTCAGGCCGAGCCTTACGCGTTTTGA